In a single window of the Cydia splendana chromosome 20, ilCydSple1.2, whole genome shotgun sequence genome:
- the LOC134800536 gene encoding NF-X1-type zinc finger protein NFXL1 — MARRYHDAAAKLQLNVQKHLKGMKELSSSEDEEPYESSVLEGVLQSYRNGGGDAHMLNRTKNMLEEAISGRPVTCLICIGSIKRAHPIWTCDHCHSYFHLSCIQKWSNDSISLRSEENHGPIAVFVPKKIEWCCPKCRQSYSKEEIPRKYRCFCNKTDDPPFHPWLIPHSCGEVCEKRLSTGDNCKHKCMLLCHPGPCPPCPQTVNGVCFCEKERKRVRCSASKWSCGQQCKKLLSCKSHKCENVCHVDACPSCTYTSVQACLCGAEKVKRPCNDPLWRCQKRCNKPFSCSYHKCEEICHSGDCGDCPNSGMRSCPCGANQRFVQCPDVMETCKGTCGKTKDYCEHTCPEKCHKGPCPPCQVLIEKKCQCGTHVRSLPCSKEYKCETKCRGIRPCGKHGCARKCCNGNCPPCEKICDKPLQCGRHKCTTVCHHGPCYPCPRESKVTCRCKETYVTVPCGREKHTKPPKCSLLCKLKYKCGHVEENKHSCHFGDCPPCKAICHKQYENCEHDCKAVCHEFVRVVFKQVEKPATPWEVQPPKTKVMTLECPPCEIPVPIVCFGEHETADQPCHSASRRPCGRECGRELPCTKHKCKLLCHLYTADPNYPNVPSSCEPCNRECLAPRPDRCSHKCARGVCHPGACPSCEVIEKIPCHCKVTELYLRCRELSTATEEMLSCKQQCPKNLECGHRCRNQCHPGICASQVCTKKTKVYCPCGNLKKDAPCNLVKNGEGKPSCDSTCEEKRIAALLEREKEEKRRKEIEEEKNRKELAEYEWKLSGKKKKYKEKKVLANRDDKNLLQKYWIPLVSVLVVVIAAIYFIFYV, encoded by the coding sequence ATGGCCCGGCGATACCACGACGCAGCTGCGAAATTGCAGCTAAATGTCCAGAAACATTTGAAGGGAATGAAAGAGCTATCTTCGTCGGAAGATGAGGAACCGTACGAATCGAGCGTCCTCGAGGGCGTGCTGCAGAGCTACAGGAATGGCGGCGGCGACGCGCACATGCTCAACCGCACGAAGAACATGTTGGAGGAGGCCATAAGCGGTCGCCCTGTAACATGTCTGATTTGCATAGGCTCCATCAAACGCGCCCATCCCATCTGGACTTGCGACCACTGCCATTCGTACTTCCATCTCTCCTGCATCCAGAAGTGGTCCAATGACAGCATTAGCCTGCGTAGCGAGGAGAATCACGGACCCATCGCGGTATTTGTGCCCAAGAAAATTGAATGGTGCTGTCCTAAGTGCCGGCAGTCGTATAGCAAAGAGGAAATTCCTCGCAAGTATCGCTGCTTCTGTAACAAGACTGATGACCCTCCATTCCATCCATGGTTGATTCCACATTCGTGTGGAGAGGTGTGTGAAAAGAGGTTGTCAACAGGAGATAATTGCAAACATAAATGTATGTTGCTATGCCATCCCGGGCCCTGTCCGCCGTGCCCACAGACTGTCAACGGAGTATGTTTCTGTGAGAAGGAACGTAAGAGAGTTCGCTGCAGCGCTTCTAAATGGTCTTGTGGCCAACAGTGTAAGAAATTACTCTCATGCAAATCTCACAAATGTGAAAATGTTTGCCATGTGGATGCCTGCCCTTCTTGTACATATACAAGTGTCCAGGCCTGTCTGTGTGGTGCTGAGAAGGTCAAAAGACCATGCAATGATCCTCTATGGCGCTGCCAGAAGCGTTGTAACAAACCATTCTCTTGCAGTTACCATAAATGTGAAGAAATATGTCACTCAGGTGATTGCGGTGACTGTCCCAACTCTGGGATGCGATCATGTCCCTGTGGAGCTAATCAGAGATTTGTTCAGTGCCCTGATGTCATGGAGACCTGTAAGGGCACCTGTGGAAAGACTAAGGATTATTGTGAACACACATGCCCAGAAAAATGCCACAAAGGCCCCTGTCCGCCATGCCAAGTGCTGATTGAAAAAAAGTGCCAATGCGGCACACATGTGAGATCATTACCTTGCAGTAAGGAGTATAAGTGTGAAACAAAGTGCCGAGGCATAAGACCTTGTGGAAAACATGGCTGTGCTCGCAAATGTTGCAATGGAAACTGTCCACCTTGTGAGAAAATCTGTGACAAGCCACTGCAGTGTGGCCGCCATAAGTGCACAACGGTATGCCATCACGGTCCATGCTATCCTTGTCCCAGGGAATCCAAAGTAACTTGCCGCTGTAAAGAGACCTATGTAACAGTTCCTTGTGGTAGAGAGAAACACACTAAACCTCCTAAATGCAGTCTCCTGTGCAAGCTTAAATATAAATGCGGACATGTCGAAGAAAATAAACATTCCTGCCATTTTGGTGATTGTCCTCCTTGTAAGGCAATATGTCATAAACAGTATGAGAATTGTGAACATGACTGCAAAGCTGTTTGCCATGAGTTTGTTAGAGTAGTTTTTAAGCAAGTAGAGAAGCCCGCTACTCCATGGGAAGTGCAGCCACCAAAGACTAAAGTAATGACTCTTGAATGTCCACCGTGTGAGATTCCTGTTCCTATTGTTTGCTTCGGGGAGCATGAAACAGCAGATCAACCATGCCATTCTGCTTCGCGTCGCCCCTGTGGGCGCGAATGTGGCCGAGAACTTCCGTGCACTAAACACAAGTGCAAACTGCTGTGCCACTTGTACACAGCCGATCCTAACTATCCTAACGTTCCTTCTTCCTGCGAACCATGTAACAGGGAATGTCTAGCTCCAAGACCAGATAGATGCAGCCATAAATGTGCTAGAGGCGTTTGCCATCCAGGAGCCTGTCCTTCCTGTGAAGTCATTGAAAAAATTCCATGTCACTGTAAAGTTACCGAATTATACTTACGATGCCGTGAACTGAGTACGGCTACAGAAGAAATGCTGTCATGCAAGCAGCAGTGCCCTAAGAATCTGGAGTGTGGGCACAGGTGCAGAAACCAGTGCCATCCAGGCATCTGTGCGAGCCAAGTCTGCACAAAGAAAACAAAGGTTTACTGCCCGTGCGGGAACTTGAAGAAAGATGCTCCTTGTAATCTTGTAAAGAATGGTGAAGGGAAACCTTCCTGTGACTCCACTTGTGAAGAAAAACGCATTGCAGCTCTATTAGAAAGAGAAAAAGAAGAAAAGAGACGTAAAGAAATTGAGGAGGAGAAAAATCGCAAGGAGTTAGCGGAATATGAATGGAAGTTAAgtggaaagaagaagaaatataAAGAAAAGAAGGTTCTGGCTAATAGAGATGACAAGAATCTGCTGCAAAAGTATTGGATTCCTCTAGTTTCGGTCTTAGTTGTTGTAATCGCTgctatttatttcatattttatgtttgA
- the LOC134800503 gene encoding uncharacterized protein LOC134800503, with protein MPRIATYVFFDLETTGLPHLEKNRTKIIELCFVATSRKEIEKCGYREIPAVSKITLVFNPQRPMQSKVVELTGFTNKLLEHAPTFKQKTKSLVAFLEELEKPVCLVAHNGNIFDYKLLQTEFNEAGEALPRDLLCVDSIIGFRKLLKGTTIDYKTLEAIPQGVEELITDDEDEWPDINVSNEDWQEIDDICLSLSDMSCEEIDENTKEEKSKTSNESMKKKKTEAIKRVIDKKPKLDKASFALTALYKRLLNREEQNAHRAEADCFMLLYCVVAMKNDFLPWADDSCKKLTEIRPLERH; from the coding sequence ATGCCTCGCATTGCAACTTACGTGTTCTTCGATCTGGAAACTACGGGTCTACCGCATCTCGAGAAGAACAGAACAAAGATTATCGAGCTCTGCTTCGTTGCCACCTCAAGAAAGGAGATAGAAAAATGTGGATATAGAGAAATACCGGCGGTTAGTAAAATAACATTGGTTTTCAATCCGCAGAGACCTATGCAATCCAAAGTGGTGGAACTGACCGGATTCACCAACAAGTTACTTGAGCACGCGCCTACTTTTAAACAGAAAACCAAAAGCTTAGTAGCCTTTCTTGAAGAGCTTGAAAAACCAGTGTGTCTGGTTGCTCACAATGGTAATATTTTCGACTATAAATTGCTACAAACGGAATTCAATGAGGCTGGTGAAGCCCTACCAAGAGATCTGCTATGTGTAGACTCTATAATAGGGTTTAGGAAACTGTTGAAAGGAACAACTATTGATTATAAAACTTTAGAAGCGATACCACAGGGAGTTGAAGAATTGATAACAGATGATGAAGATGAATGGCCTGATATCAATGTGAGTAACGAGGACTGGCAGGAAATTGATGACATATGCCTCTCATTATCTGATATGTCTTGTGAAGAAATTGATGAAAATACTAAAgaagaaaaaagtaaaactagcAATGAAAGCATGAAGAAGAAAAAAACTGAGGCAATTAAAAGGGTGATCGATAAAAAACCTAAACTTGACAAAGCAAGCTTTGCGTTGACTGCCCTCTATAAAAGACTTCTGAACAGAGAAGAGCAAAATGCTCATAGAGCAGAAGCAGATTGTTTTATGTTATTGTACTGTGTTGTTGCTATGAAAAACGACTTTCTGCCATGGGCCGATGATTCCTGTAAAAAGCTGACTGAAATTAGGCCCCTTGAAAGGCATTAG